In one window of Pseudomonas sp. IAC-BECa141 DNA:
- a CDS encoding aldo/keto reductase: MSYRTLGHSGLQVSTLTLGTMMFGEQTSAEDSLRIIDKAWDQGINFIDTADVYTNGRSEEIVGEAIARHRHEWVLATKVGFGPVDGVPNRSGLSRKHIFNGLEASLTRLGTDYLDIYYLHREDHNTPLEVTISAIGDLIRQGKIRYWGLSNYRGWRIAEVIRVADKLGVDRPVISQPLYNIVNRQAETEQITAAQTYGLGVVPYSPLARGVLSGKYAPDVTPDANSRAGRQDKRILETEWRVESLRIAQQIQQYTKERGVGIVEFAIAWVLNNGAVTSAIVGPRTEEQWDAYTKAQAVKITAEDEAFIDSLVTPGHASTPGFNDVSHFVSGRKPHKA, encoded by the coding sequence ATGAGCTATCGCACACTGGGTCACTCGGGGTTGCAGGTATCCACCCTCACCCTCGGCACGATGATGTTTGGCGAACAGACCAGCGCGGAAGACTCGCTGCGCATCATCGACAAGGCGTGGGATCAAGGCATCAACTTCATCGACACCGCCGACGTCTACACCAACGGTCGCTCGGAAGAAATCGTCGGCGAAGCCATCGCCCGTCATCGTCATGAATGGGTGCTGGCGACCAAGGTCGGTTTCGGCCCGGTGGACGGCGTGCCGAACCGCAGCGGTCTGAGCCGCAAACATATCTTCAATGGCCTGGAGGCCAGCCTGACCCGGCTCGGCACCGATTATCTCGACATCTATTACCTGCACCGCGAAGACCACAACACGCCGCTGGAAGTGACGATTTCGGCAATTGGCGACCTGATTCGCCAGGGCAAGATCCGTTATTGGGGCCTGTCGAACTATCGTGGCTGGCGAATTGCCGAGGTGATTCGCGTGGCGGACAAACTCGGCGTTGATCGCCCGGTGATCAGCCAACCGCTGTACAACATCGTCAACCGCCAGGCCGAAACCGAGCAGATCACCGCCGCTCAGACTTACGGCCTCGGCGTGGTGCCTTACAGCCCGCTGGCCCGTGGCGTGCTCAGCGGCAAATACGCACCGGACGTAACGCCGGACGCCAACAGCCGTGCCGGGCGCCAAGACAAGCGAATTCTGGAAACCGAGTGGCGCGTGGAGTCGTTGCGCATTGCCCAGCAGATTCAGCAATACACAAAAGAGCGTGGGGTCGGGATTGTCGAGTTTGCGATTGCCTGGGTGCTGAACAACGGTGCGGTAACGTCGGCGATTGTCGGGCCGCGCACTGAAGAACAGTGGGATGCGTACACCAAGGCGCAGGCGGTGAAGATTACGGCGGAGGATGAGGCATTTATCGATTCGCTGGTGACGCCGGGGCATGCTTCTACGCCGGGGTTCAACGATGTGAGCCATTTTGTGTCTGGGCGTAAACCCCATAAGGCTTAG